The following proteins come from a genomic window of Acinonyx jubatus isolate Ajub_Pintada_27869175 chromosome C1, VMU_Ajub_asm_v1.0, whole genome shotgun sequence:
- the CCNT2 gene encoding cyclin-T2 isoform X5, giving the protein MLQTLGFEITIEHPHTDVVKCTQLVRASKDLAQTSYFMATNSLHLTTFCLQYKPTVIACVCIHLACKWSNWEIPVSTDGKHWWEYVDPTVTLELLDELTHEFLQILEKTPSRLKRIRNWRANQAAKKPKVDGQVSETPLLGSSLVQNSILVDSVTGVPTNPSFQKPSTSAFPAPVPLNSGNISVQDSHTSDNLSMLAAGMPSTSYSLSSHQEWPQHPESARTEQMYSQKQETSLSGGQYNINFQQGPSVSLHSGSHHRPDRISDHSSIKQEYTQKAGSSKHHGPISATPGVIPQKMSLDKYREKRKLETLDLDVRDHYLAAQVEQQHKHVQSQSASSSSVTSPIKMKIPITNPEKPEKYTVDKKEKSGSLKLRIPIPPADKSASKEELKMKIKVASSERHSSSDEGSGKSKHSSPHVSRDHKEKHKDHAANRHHPSGHKHSHSHSGSSSGGSKHSADGIPPTVLRSPVGLSSDGISSSSSSSRKKLHVNDASHNHHSKMSKSSKSSGSSSSSSSSVKQYISSHNSVFNHPLPPPPPVTYQVGYGHLSTLVKLDKKPVETNGPDGNHEYSTNSQHMDYKDTFDMLDSLLSAQGMNM; this is encoded by the exons ATGCTACAAACCCTAG GTTTTGAGATCACCATTGAACATCCACACACAGATGTGGTGAAATGTACCCAATTAGTAAGAG caAGCAAGGATTTGGCACAGACATCCTATTTCATGGCTACCAACAG TCTACACCTTACCACCTTCTGTCTTCAGTACAAACCAACAGTGATAGCATGTGTATGTATTCATTTGGCTTGCAAATGGTCCAATTGGGAGATTCCTGTGTCAACTGATGGAAAACATTGGTGGGAATATGTCGATCCTACAGTTACTCTAGAATTACTAGATg agctaaCACATGAGTTTCTACAAATATTGGAGAAAACACCTAGTAGGTTGAAGAGGATTCGAAACTGGAGG gCCAATCAGGCGGCTAAGAAACCAAAAGTAGATGGACAAGTTTCAGAAACGCCACTTCTTGGTTCATCTTTGGTCCAGAATTCCATTTTAGTAGATAGTGTTACTGGTGTGCCTACAAACCCAAGTTTTCAGAAACCATCTACATCAGCATTCCCTGCACCAGTCCCTCTAAATTCAGGAAACATTTCTGTTCAAGACAGCCACACATCTGATAATCTGTCCATGCTAGCAGCAGGAATGCCAAGTACCTCATACAGTTTGTCATCACACCAAGAATGGCCTCAACATCCAGAATCAGCAAGGACAGAACAGATGTATTCACAGAAACAAGAGACCTCTTTGTCTGGTGGCCAGTACAACATCAACTTCCAGCAGGGACCTTCTGTATCACTGCATTCGGGATCACATCACAGACCTGACAGAATTTCCGATCACTCATCCATTAAGCAAGAATATACTCAGAAAGCAGGGAGCAGTAAACACCATGGACCAATTTCTGCTACTCCTGGAGTCATTCCTCAGAAAATGTCTTtagataaatacagagaaaagcgTAAGCTAGAAACCCTTGATCTGGATGTAAGAGATCATTATCTAGCCGCCCAGGTAGAACAGCAGCACAAACACGTGCAGTCACAGTCAGCCAGCAGCAGTTCTGTCACTTCTCCCATTAAGATGAAAATTCCCATCACAAACCCCGAAAAACCTGAAAAATACACAGTGGATAAGAAGGAAAAGAGTGGATCGCTGAAATTACGGATTCCGATACCACCCGCTGATAAGAGTGCCAGTAAGGaagaactgaaaatgaaaataaaagttgctTCCTCAGAAAGACATAGCTCTTCTGACGAGGGCAGCGGGAAGAGCAAGCATTCCAGCCCACATGTTAGCAGAGACCATAAGGAGAAGCACAAGGACCATGCCGCGAACCGCCACCACCCCAGCGGGCACAAGCATTCCCACTCCCACAGTGGCAGCAGCAGCGGTGGCAGTAAACACAGTGCCGATGGAATCCCACCCACTGTTCTGAGGAGTCCTGTTGGCCTGAGCAGTGATGGCATTTCCTCTAGTTCCAGCTCTTCGAGGAAGAAGCTGCATGTCAATGATGCATCTCACAACCATCACTCCAAAATGAGCAAAAGTTCGAAAAGTTCAGGTAGTTCATCTAGTTCTTCCTCCTCTGTTAAGCAGTATATATCCTCTCACAACTCTGTTTTTAACCATCCcttaccccctcctccccctgtcaCATACCAGGTGGGCTACGGACATCTCAGCACCCTCGTGAAACTGGACAAGAAGCCAGTGGAGACCAACGGTCCTGATGGCAATCACGAGTACAGTACAAACAGCCAGCATATGGACTACAAAGACACATTCGACATGCTGGACTCGCTGTTAAGTGCCCAAGGAATGAACATGTAA
- the CCNT2 gene encoding cyclin-T2 isoform X6: MLLKIFSSIENDGALVIFVSTSKDLAQTSYFMATNSLHLTTFCLQYKPTVIACVCIHLACKWSNWEIPVSTDGKHWWEYVDPTVTLELLDELTHEFLQILEKTPSRLKRIRNWRANQAAKKPKVDGQVSETPLLGSSLVQNSILVDSVTGVPTNPSFQKPSTSAFPAPVPLNSGNISVQDSHTSDNLSMLAAGMPSTSYSLSSHQEWPQHPESARTEQMYSQKQETSLSGGQYNINFQQGPSVSLHSGSHHRPDRISDHSSIKQEYTQKAGSSKHHGPISATPGVIPQKMSLDKYREKRKLETLDLDVRDHYLAAQVEQQHKHVQSQSASSSSVTSPIKMKIPITNPEKPEKYTVDKKEKSGSLKLRIPIPPADKSASKEELKMKIKVASSERHSSSDEGSGKSKHSSPHVSRDHKEKHKDHAANRHHPSGHKHSHSHSGSSSGGSKHSADGIPPTVLRSPVGLSSDGISSSSSSSRKKLHVNDASHNHHSKMSKSSKSSGSSSSSSSSVKQYISSHNSVFNHPLPPPPPVTYQVGYGHLSTLVKLDKKPVETNGPDGNHEYSTNSQHMDYKDTFDMLDSLLSAQGMNM, encoded by the exons ATGTTGTTGAAGATTTTCAGTAGTATAGAAAATGATGGCGCTCTTGTGATATTTGTAAGTA caAGCAAGGATTTGGCACAGACATCCTATTTCATGGCTACCAACAG TCTACACCTTACCACCTTCTGTCTTCAGTACAAACCAACAGTGATAGCATGTGTATGTATTCATTTGGCTTGCAAATGGTCCAATTGGGAGATTCCTGTGTCAACTGATGGAAAACATTGGTGGGAATATGTCGATCCTACAGTTACTCTAGAATTACTAGATg agctaaCACATGAGTTTCTACAAATATTGGAGAAAACACCTAGTAGGTTGAAGAGGATTCGAAACTGGAGG gCCAATCAGGCGGCTAAGAAACCAAAAGTAGATGGACAAGTTTCAGAAACGCCACTTCTTGGTTCATCTTTGGTCCAGAATTCCATTTTAGTAGATAGTGTTACTGGTGTGCCTACAAACCCAAGTTTTCAGAAACCATCTACATCAGCATTCCCTGCACCAGTCCCTCTAAATTCAGGAAACATTTCTGTTCAAGACAGCCACACATCTGATAATCTGTCCATGCTAGCAGCAGGAATGCCAAGTACCTCATACAGTTTGTCATCACACCAAGAATGGCCTCAACATCCAGAATCAGCAAGGACAGAACAGATGTATTCACAGAAACAAGAGACCTCTTTGTCTGGTGGCCAGTACAACATCAACTTCCAGCAGGGACCTTCTGTATCACTGCATTCGGGATCACATCACAGACCTGACAGAATTTCCGATCACTCATCCATTAAGCAAGAATATACTCAGAAAGCAGGGAGCAGTAAACACCATGGACCAATTTCTGCTACTCCTGGAGTCATTCCTCAGAAAATGTCTTtagataaatacagagaaaagcgTAAGCTAGAAACCCTTGATCTGGATGTAAGAGATCATTATCTAGCCGCCCAGGTAGAACAGCAGCACAAACACGTGCAGTCACAGTCAGCCAGCAGCAGTTCTGTCACTTCTCCCATTAAGATGAAAATTCCCATCACAAACCCCGAAAAACCTGAAAAATACACAGTGGATAAGAAGGAAAAGAGTGGATCGCTGAAATTACGGATTCCGATACCACCCGCTGATAAGAGTGCCAGTAAGGaagaactgaaaatgaaaataaaagttgctTCCTCAGAAAGACATAGCTCTTCTGACGAGGGCAGCGGGAAGAGCAAGCATTCCAGCCCACATGTTAGCAGAGACCATAAGGAGAAGCACAAGGACCATGCCGCGAACCGCCACCACCCCAGCGGGCACAAGCATTCCCACTCCCACAGTGGCAGCAGCAGCGGTGGCAGTAAACACAGTGCCGATGGAATCCCACCCACTGTTCTGAGGAGTCCTGTTGGCCTGAGCAGTGATGGCATTTCCTCTAGTTCCAGCTCTTCGAGGAAGAAGCTGCATGTCAATGATGCATCTCACAACCATCACTCCAAAATGAGCAAAAGTTCGAAAAGTTCAGGTAGTTCATCTAGTTCTTCCTCCTCTGTTAAGCAGTATATATCCTCTCACAACTCTGTTTTTAACCATCCcttaccccctcctccccctgtcaCATACCAGGTGGGCTACGGACATCTCAGCACCCTCGTGAAACTGGACAAGAAGCCAGTGGAGACCAACGGTCCTGATGGCAATCACGAGTACAGTACAAACAGCCAGCATATGGACTACAAAGACACATTCGACATGCTGGACTCGCTGTTAAGTGCCCAAGGAATGAACATGTAA